From a single Brassica oleracea var. oleracea cultivar TO1000 chromosome C5, BOL, whole genome shotgun sequence genomic region:
- the LOC106293565 gene encoding probable zinc transporter 10: MRKTQSPFIFSVTIAIFLLLSTSHFPVALSQSQNDCKPVSNNTCIDKNKALDLKLIAIFSILITSLIGVCLPFFARSVPAFQPEKSHFLIVKSFASGIILSTGFMHVLPDSFDMLSSPCLGDNPWHKFPFTGFVAMISAIFTLMVDSITTSVFTKSGRKDLRPEVTSAETPDQEIGHVQVHAPHHSHGHGLHHDVHGDNDKELGSSLQLLRYRVIAIVLELGIVVHSIVIGLSVGATNNTCTIKGLVAALCFHQMFEGMGLGGCILQAEYGWVKKGVMAFFFAVTTPFGVALGMALSKTYKENSPDSLITVGLLNASSAGLLIYMALVDLLAADFMGQKMQRSIKLQLKSYAAVLLGAGGMAVMAKWA; encoded by the exons ATGAGAAAGACTCAAAGTCCTTTCATTTTCTCTGTCACCATCGCCATCTTCCTCCTCCTCTCCACCTCCCACTTCCCCGTAGCTCTATCTCAATCCCAAAATGATTGTAAACCTGTATCCAACAATACATGTATCGACAAAAACAAAGCATTAGATCTCAAACTTATAGCAATCTTCAGCATCCTTATCACTAGCCTTATCGGCGTTTGCCTTCCCTTCTTCGCCCGGTCCGTTCCCGCTTTTCAGCCCGAGAAATCTCACTTCCTCATCGTCAAATCATTCGCCTCTGGAATCATCCTCTCCACTGGTTTTATGCATGTCTTGCCTGATTCTTTTGATATGCTCTCGTCTCCTTGTCTTGGCGATAACCCCTGGCACAAGTTTCCTTTCACTGGCTTCGTCGCTATGATCTCCGCCATATTCACACTCATGGTTGACTCTATCACCACTAGTGTTTTCACCAAGTCTGGCAGGAAGGACTTGCGCCCTGAGGTGACGTCAGCTGAGACTCCTGACCAAGAGATAGGGCACGTGCAGGTTCACGCACCCCATCATAGCCACGGTCATGGTCTTCATCATGACGTTCATGGAGACAATGATAAGGAGCTTGGTTCTTCCTTACAGCTTCTGCGATATAGAGTTATTGCCATT GTACTGGAGCTAGGAATAGTGGTGCACTCGATAGTGATAGGACTCTCTGTAGGAGCCACTAACAATACTTGCACCATCAAAGGCCTCGTCGCTGCTCTTTGTTTCCACCAAATGTTCGAAGGCATGGGTCTCGGTGGCTGCATCCTCCAG GCAGAATACGGGTGGGTGAAAAAAGGGGTGATGGCTTTCTTTTTCGCGGTGACAACACCTTTTGGAGTGGCTCTAGGGATGGCATTATCTAAAACGTACAAAGAGAATAGCCCTGACTCGCTCATTACCGTTGGACTTCTCAACGCTTCCTCGGCTGGACTACTCATCTACATGGCTCTAGTCGACCTTCTCGCTGCCGATTTTATGGGACAGAAGATGCAACGGAGCATCAAGCTTCAATTAAAGTCTTATGCCGCTGTTTTGCTTGGTGCCGGTGGCATGGCCGTCATGGCTAAGTGGGCTTGA